The following are encoded together in the Xylanibacillus composti genome:
- a CDS encoding ABC transporter substrate-binding protein: protein MKGTRWLTRIAPVLVLMLLASACSFGAGNADNEVVPSTLKVMYYDERSFFQQYGMLFSATHPHVDIEVASTQNLFSSGTVIEDYNQMMLDFIEDEQPDVLMLSAEQYTELAQDGRLYELSKLTSDESFDLEGLMPGLIDYMTELSDGKLYGLSPTFHSQVIYYNVDLFEQYGVPQPTDQMSWEQLIELAMRFPTDGGENRVYGLKAGYEGSVSELATMIAGTYGLSLIDPGQMQVLINTDAWKSAFQTALNAVQSGTLYVQDPENWFGGGSYEEYLLQDPFISGKLAMAVDGQYLINQLDSAQDYLQDRGIQNWDLITMPVDPNNPDVSAHVNLSNIFAINANSANIEAAEQFIRYLHSDEFARVSSRSHLGSGFPVRTKYIESKEDINMEAFYKLKPASNELYRDYGELPAQFFSEFQGILQEELDKVINGDELLDNALDNLQVRAQEALIRAKQQEEEEKAQQGEAATVTEPVVQEGQVSIEIAR, encoded by the coding sequence ATGAAGGGGACTCGATGGCTGACACGCATCGCACCGGTACTGGTGCTTATGCTGTTGGCTTCCGCCTGCAGCTTCGGGGCAGGCAATGCAGACAATGAGGTAGTACCAAGCACACTGAAGGTTATGTACTATGATGAACGTTCGTTTTTCCAGCAATATGGCATGCTCTTCTCCGCCACTCATCCGCATGTGGATATCGAAGTAGCAAGTACGCAAAACCTGTTTAGCAGCGGAACGGTCATCGAAGACTACAATCAGATGATGCTAGATTTCATTGAAGACGAACAGCCTGATGTCCTTATGCTGTCGGCGGAACAATACACGGAGCTGGCACAAGACGGCCGCTTGTATGAACTGAGCAAGCTGACCAGCGATGAATCATTCGACTTGGAAGGCCTGATGCCCGGCTTGATCGACTATATGACCGAATTAAGCGACGGCAAGCTTTATGGGCTTTCCCCAACCTTTCACAGTCAGGTCATCTATTACAATGTTGATCTATTCGAGCAATACGGCGTACCGCAGCCTACAGACCAGATGAGCTGGGAGCAGCTGATAGAGCTCGCGATGCGGTTTCCGACCGACGGCGGCGAGAACCGTGTCTACGGGCTGAAAGCCGGTTACGAAGGGTCGGTTTCGGAACTCGCTACCATGATTGCCGGCACGTATGGCTTGAGCTTAATCGACCCTGGCCAAATGCAGGTGCTCATCAATACAGATGCTTGGAAATCTGCCTTCCAAACCGCACTGAATGCCGTTCAGTCCGGCACGCTGTATGTGCAAGACCCGGAAAACTGGTTCGGCGGGGGTTCGTATGAAGAATACCTGTTGCAGGATCCGTTCATTTCCGGCAAACTGGCCATGGCCGTTGACGGACAGTATCTGATCAACCAACTGGACAGCGCCCAGGACTACTTGCAAGACAGGGGCATTCAGAACTGGGATCTGATCACCATGCCTGTCGATCCGAACAATCCGGACGTCAGCGCGCATGTGAACTTGAGCAATATCTTTGCGATCAATGCCAATTCGGCCAACATTGAAGCAGCGGAGCAATTTATCCGTTACCTGCACAGCGATGAATTCGCCAGAGTGTCATCCCGATCTCATCTCGGCAGCGGCTTCCCGGTTCGCACCAAATATATTGAAAGCAAGGAAGACATCAATATGGAGGCCTTCTACAAGCTGAAGCCTGCAAGCAATGAACTGTACCGCGACTACGGCGAGCTGCCGGCCCAATTCTTCAGCGAATTTCAAGGAATTCTCCAGGAAGAGCTAGATAAAGTCATAAATGGTGATGAATTGCTGGACAACGCGCTGGACAACTTGCAAGTAAGAGCCCAGGAGGCCCTCATTCGCGCGAAGCAGCAAGAGGAGGAAGAGAAGGCGCAGCAAGGCGAGGCGGCGACAGTAACCGAACCCGTCGTGCAAGAGGGGCAAGTCAGTATAGAGATCGCACGTTAA
- a CDS encoding NAD(P)/FAD-dependent oxidoreductase, which yields MAKHILILGAGYGGLLSALSAREHFSQEEAVITVVNKDSSHQIMTELHRLAAGNVEEKAVALPLDKLFKGKGIQVKVGTVQEIAVENKKVTLHDGSALTYDVLVLALGSETNYFGIPGLKEHSLTLKSVDEAHRIFAHVQKRIQAYSETRNPADVTIVIGGGGLTGVELVGELADELPGICRKYGVSYSEISLQLVEAGPTILPMFSPELIARAMESLENRGVKFLTGLPITEATETTVSLKDGSAIETHTIVWTGGVQGNSLVAECGIEVNRGRATVNEFLQSTSHPEIFLAGDCAVVFGPEGRPYPPTAQIAWQMGEQVGANVAAYLNGSPMEAFQPVFSGTLASLGRKDGIGSVGENGIELKGLPASLMKKASNARYLSHIDGLFSLAY from the coding sequence ATGGCAAAGCATATTTTAATTTTGGGCGCAGGCTACGGCGGGCTGCTGAGCGCATTGTCCGCGCGCGAGCATTTCTCGCAAGAGGAAGCTGTGATTACCGTAGTCAACAAGGACTCATCTCATCAGATTATGACTGAATTGCATCGGCTTGCAGCCGGAAATGTGGAGGAGAAGGCCGTAGCCTTGCCGCTGGACAAACTGTTCAAGGGAAAAGGCATTCAGGTAAAGGTAGGAACCGTGCAAGAGATTGCCGTTGAAAATAAGAAAGTAACGCTGCACGACGGATCCGCGTTGACTTATGATGTGCTGGTGCTGGCTTTGGGCAGTGAAACGAATTATTTCGGCATACCAGGCTTGAAAGAGCACAGCTTGACGCTGAAGTCTGTAGATGAGGCGCATCGGATATTCGCCCATGTGCAGAAGCGCATTCAGGCGTACAGCGAAACGAGAAATCCAGCGGATGTGACCATCGTCATCGGCGGCGGCGGCCTTACTGGCGTCGAGCTAGTAGGAGAGCTGGCGGACGAGCTGCCAGGTATATGCAGAAAATATGGTGTAAGCTATTCCGAGATCTCCCTTCAATTAGTAGAAGCCGGACCAACCATACTGCCGATGTTCTCGCCGGAGCTGATTGCCCGCGCAATGGAGAGTCTGGAGAACCGCGGCGTGAAGTTCCTGACCGGCTTGCCGATTACGGAAGCAACCGAAACAACTGTCAGCTTGAAAGACGGCAGCGCCATTGAAACGCATACAATCGTTTGGACTGGCGGCGTGCAGGGGAATTCGCTTGTCGCCGAGTGCGGCATCGAAGTGAACCGCGGGCGTGCTACCGTTAACGAATTTTTGCAATCCACATCCCATCCGGAGATCTTCCTCGCCGGCGATTGCGCTGTTGTATTCGGTCCTGAAGGGCGCCCTTATCCACCGACTGCCCAGATTGCTTGGCAGATGGGCGAGCAAGTAGGCGCGAATGTAGCGGCTTACTTGAACGGCTCGCCGATGGAAGCCTTCCAGCCTGTTTTCTCCGGAACATTGGCAAGCTTGGGACGCAAGGATGGCATTGGCAGTGTGGGCGAGAACGGCATCGAGCTGAAAGGCCTGCCTGCTTCGCTCATGAAGAAAGCGAGCAATGCCCGGTACTTGTCGCATATCGATGGACTGTTCTCCTTAGCCTATTAA
- a CDS encoding DUF1641 domain-containing protein — translation MVEATLDAEKAKAETAARTDVTEQLLKPEAQEALAALIEQLPKIAEMMTTLTQVHDFAKKVATDRVLIEDTIAGLQEILKPLEEKAKFIAATTIEANERAEKDSTTIGVFGLMKMLKDPEIQKLLRFGQAYLDVLGEKKKQG, via the coding sequence ATGGTAGAAGCAACATTGGATGCAGAGAAAGCGAAAGCAGAAACCGCTGCCCGCACGGATGTCACCGAGCAGCTGCTGAAGCCTGAAGCACAGGAAGCGCTTGCTGCATTGATCGAACAGCTGCCGAAGATTGCAGAGATGATGACAACGTTGACACAGGTGCATGATTTCGCCAAGAAGGTAGCTACGGACCGGGTGCTGATCGAAGACACGATCGCGGGTCTGCAGGAGATCTTGAAACCGCTGGAAGAGAAGGCGAAGTTTATCGCGGCTACGACGATAGAAGCGAACGAGCGTGCGGAGAAGGACAGCACGACCATCGGCGTATTCGGATTGATGAAGATGTTGAAAGATCCGGAAATTCAAAAGCTGCTGCGGTTCGGACAAGCTTATCTGGATGTGCTGGGTGAAAAGAAGAAACAGGGCTAG
- a CDS encoding ribonuclease J: MNNQATESTKTKKTKRNYYRKPAVKIFALGGLEEIGKNMYAIQYGKELILIDAGIKFPDADMPGVDSIIPNIQYLKENKHMLKGIFLTHGHEDHIGGLPFVLRELSAPVYGAGLTIGFVRTKLEEHGLLGSSELHVINEESVIRFRQLKVRFFRTHHSIPDSLAVVIETPHGTIVHTGDFKFDFTPTEQATDWGQMAKIGRSGVLALLADSTNSEKPGFTPSEKAVGRAIRETFRKCDGRILFATFASNVHRLQQVVEAAEECGRRIAVIGRSMERAFKIGQELNYIRPSKHQLIDVRQLDRYPDHEVVIVCTGSQGETNAALTRIATGAHKHVSLYEGDTVIFSSSPIPGNTQNVYRSIDLLLRAGAEVVHGSIFDIHASGHGCEEDLKLMLRFMQPKFFIPIHGEYRMLRKHAEIAEQTGTERDNIFLLRNGQPLHVTRHKARVGKDLPAGQVLVKGSTTNPWEETIMEERRALGTNGVLIVVLTIDPKQNKMIGRPELITRGFVYVRESAEIISAGTKVVRTTVRLLQRRKKFIAQQWEQKIIERLTEYCETTMDRTPVVMPIFSYVEQPAAAGDQE; the protein is encoded by the coding sequence ATGAACAATCAAGCTACTGAATCAACCAAAACGAAGAAGACGAAGAGGAATTATTACCGCAAGCCGGCAGTCAAAATTTTCGCATTAGGCGGATTAGAGGAAATAGGAAAAAACATGTACGCCATTCAGTATGGCAAGGAATTGATCCTCATCGACGCAGGCATCAAGTTTCCCGATGCGGATATGCCGGGAGTTGATTCCATCATCCCGAACATTCAGTATTTGAAGGAAAACAAGCATATGCTCAAGGGCATCTTCCTTACACATGGGCATGAGGACCATATAGGCGGCTTGCCTTTCGTGCTGCGTGAGTTGTCTGCTCCTGTCTACGGTGCGGGGCTGACAATTGGCTTTGTGCGTACAAAGCTGGAGGAGCACGGCTTGCTCGGCAGCAGCGAGCTTCATGTGATCAATGAAGAAAGCGTTATCCGCTTCCGGCAGCTCAAGGTGCGGTTCTTCCGCACCCATCACAGCATTCCGGACTCTCTGGCGGTTGTTATTGAGACCCCGCACGGTACTATTGTGCACACCGGGGATTTCAAGTTCGACTTTACCCCGACCGAGCAGGCAACCGACTGGGGGCAGATGGCGAAGATCGGGCGTTCCGGCGTGCTGGCGCTCTTGGCAGACAGCACCAATAGCGAGAAGCCCGGATTCACGCCGTCGGAGAAGGCAGTCGGACGGGCTATACGCGAAACATTCCGGAAATGTGACGGACGCATCTTGTTTGCCACCTTTGCGTCCAACGTTCACCGGCTACAGCAAGTTGTAGAAGCGGCTGAGGAGTGCGGCAGGCGCATTGCGGTGATCGGACGAAGCATGGAACGGGCATTCAAGATCGGACAGGAATTGAACTATATCCGGCCGTCCAAGCATCAATTGATCGATGTCCGTCAGCTCGATCGGTACCCGGATCATGAGGTGGTAATCGTGTGCACGGGCAGTCAAGGGGAGACCAATGCGGCCTTGACACGCATCGCCACCGGCGCGCATAAGCACGTGTCCTTGTATGAAGGCGATACAGTAATCTTTTCCTCGTCCCCCATTCCGGGGAACACGCAAAATGTGTACCGCAGCATTGATTTGCTGCTCCGTGCTGGCGCGGAGGTAGTGCACGGTTCGATCTTCGATATCCATGCCTCCGGCCATGGCTGCGAAGAGGATTTGAAGCTGATGCTCCGGTTTATGCAGCCGAAGTTCTTCATCCCGATTCATGGGGAATACCGGATGCTGCGCAAGCATGCCGAGATAGCCGAGCAGACGGGCACGGAGAGGGATAACATCTTCCTGCTGCGCAACGGCCAGCCCCTGCATGTGACCCGGCATAAGGCTAGAGTCGGCAAGGACCTGCCTGCCGGGCAAGTGCTGGTGAAAGGGTCAACCACGAACCCGTGGGAAGAAACAATCATGGAAGAACGGCGGGCATTGGGCACGAATGGCGTATTGATCGTCGTACTGACTATTGATCCGAAGCAGAACAAGATGATAGGCCGACCGGAACTGATCACGCGCGGCTTTGTCTATGTGCGGGAATCGGCTGAAATTATATCGGCCGGTACGAAAGTGGTCAGGACAACCGTCCGTCTGCTGCAAAGAAGAAAAAAATTTATCGCGCAGCAATGGGAACAGAAAATCATCGAACGGTTGACCGAGTACTGCGAAACGACAATGGATCGAACCCCTGTCGTGATGCCGATCTTCTCTTATGTAGAGCAGCCGGCTGCGGCTGGGGATCAAGAGTAA